The Cyclopterus lumpus isolate fCycLum1 chromosome 18, fCycLum1.pri, whole genome shotgun sequence nucleotide sequence gctaagctaagctaagctaagctaagctaagctaacacgTTGCAAGCCAGAGCCTGGAGATGAGAGGGATCTCAGAATATCacaatcagctttattggccgtgtatgtgtgcacatacatggaatttgactccggttacacgtacgctctcgtcgtccacacatttaaataacaggataaatattaaaaagacattaaagacagcagagtagcaacatgtatgtacaatataaaaacaacaaccgtgggaatgaattggggatgttagtgcagaaagtggtgatagtgcaagtagtgcagatggaggtgtctTACTTACTTCACGTCTAACTCAATAGCCACAATAGCCACAATAGCCGAGACCAGATGGTGTTCAAAGCTTCACCAAACTGTACACAACCAAACAGAACACAGGACACGTTGAACACATCGCGAACACAAGAGGGTTCAGGCTGGCTGAACACGCAGAAGAGTTCATATACGTTTCATGAATccaggagaggaaaacacagcCAGTCGCCTCTGGTGGAAAAGGAGAATTATCATTCAAATTGATATCAACTTCTTTCAGAAAACACATCAATTTTATTGTTGTCCTTCAGAGCGTATATCTGTTTCTCcagagttgtgggggaggagagggctAGAAGTTTAAAAACGAGGTATAACTCTGTACAGATAGACTTGAAATGCTCTTGACCAAGACGCAAGAACCTCAATATGAAGCTTAACAAAATAAGCTTTAGAGAGAAACATTTTTCATGCGCTTCCTACATTTACTTAACGCTTTAATACGCCACCAGGCCTTGCTTTCTGAATGTAGAGCATCTTGGCTTTTCCATTTTAAAGTGTCAGGATGGAGTCGACTCCACTGCTGTATTTCAGTGTAAAACCATGAAAGCTGATGAAAAGGTCACGGAGTCACCGCCATgtaaacggtgtgtgtgtgtgtgtgtgtgtgtgtatgtgtgtgtcagactcAGACTGAGAGTCAGTCATGAGTGTGCATGGCGGAGGGTGAGACGGTGGTTGGGTTTCGCAGCGGCGTGGGGAGAGCAGAGAGGTGCCGAGCCAGGCTCCGATTCCCGGTATCATCGACTTCAAACCTCCCCTGTGATACCGCGGCGGCTCTGTATTGTACCAAGACACCAGAGAGTGAACTCCACTTTCAGGGTTCAAAGGGaccgtttgacattttgactttAGATTACCAGTATCATGGCAGTATAATGAAACCGATTCACAAATTGACACTTTCTAAACTGAAAGGACGCAGCATAAGATGTCAGCATTTCGTGAATAAACTTATGTGAGATTATAGTTTGCTGATTTGTATATTTCACATTTACAAGACGCCATTaaagattaaacaaatacattttcacaaccAAAAGAAAcgataaaataattataaaatgcaTATAAATGATGTACATAAATACAGTACCAAAATTCAAAGCACTCATTGGGCAGAAATGCCCCTTTCGGAGTGATATGTTATCATATTGATGGATACTTTATTACTGAAGGTGTGGAGCTAGTTTTACTCGATGTACTGTTGTAGgttgtttaaataaaaacagtgaaTCTCAAAAGCCGATGCGtctaaaaaaatgttaatatacaaaataactaGTAACTTCAGCTGCCAGATAAGTACATTAGTATAGTACTCTCTAAACTGCAGTAGAGTGCTGTAGAAGTAGTaagaagcataaaaaaaaaatatttaaaacctTGATGCGTTACCAAGTGTTTTTTCTTGGTGCCTCATCCATACACTGTGGATAGAAAATCTTTAGACGGTGTGTGAAGCAATGTTTCCATCCAAGTAGGTCTACTCTATACAAACTGAACAACTAAAGCATCCTAGAGCGAGAAGTCAAGCCACAATGTTGAGGAACGGTGGCAGCTTTTCAGTCATAAGGATTCAACTTCTCTGAAAAAGAAAGTTACATTTGTGGGTCGATTATTTCTCATTCATCTACAcgattttgtttcttttcataaaTCACTATATTGACAAGAATGGCCTCAGGGGCCACAGAAACAAGCTGTGATGTCGCTCAGCGTTCAAAATTAACACATCCTCTTGGCCGTGACACAGTGGAGGTTTATGAAAAGCCTATGACCCATTTAGAGAAAATCGTAGGTATGATGAGCACAGCGTACATTTTAGTCAGGTATAATGAGACGATAAAACGTTGATACAATATAGACGCGCTTCCTCCGTTAACATCTGTGacacacttacacgcacacCTGTACGCACCGAGAATAGTGAACGTCTCATCTGATATCTTCGGCACAAAGAACatccttaaaaaagaaaagaacaacaaaaaaaacacaccaagcCTACTCACAGAGCCGggttaatgaaaatgaaataatcatggttttatcaaacataaagtttaATTCTATGTGCTACCAGTCCCAGCTGTGAAGACATTGGTacagctgtctatttataaAAAGGCATTCGTAgttctatgtattttacttgtgattttattctatttaatgttttgtaacatctggaccttgagtctgaaataaaagattgATTAGAAGAACAttgtcacaaacacaaggagTGCGCAGGAGTCGGTGCAGAGCTTTCCATTTATTAATTTCCAATTCAGTTCACCTGACGGACTTTATGCCAGTCGCAACAATTTTGTGGATTGAAATTCTCAGTAACAGAGTCAACATGTTCAGAGTTATTTTTTCTCTAAAACAAAATCTTAAAAAGTTATGATGCATAAAACAAAATGGTCAAAGAATAAAAATGGAATGTCTTTCACATATTTGGACAATATACAGATGGTCAACAATAAAAAAGAGCCAATAAACATCTTAATCTAgcacaccaaaacaaaaactgaatttatACTGGCCAATTCAGCATGCATTTGTACGGCAGGTTTAATGCGACCCAATTTAGTTATATTATTACTAAATAATCTGAAAAGtcctttattaaaaacaaaaaaataccaGAATCTTTTGAATATGCCACCTTATCAGGACAAaatttcagtttctttttttaaaacgagTCTAATCTGTAGGTAGCTTCTCCTGCACTTTGGCTCCACCTTTAGCCCATATAGGGGAACTGCAGTAGGACGGCTTGTCCGGGTTTTAGGGTGAGTGCGTCCAGGCTGACGCTGGAGTCCACCTCCAGGTCTGCGTCAGTCGACAGCTTCACCATGGCCATCTCTGGCAGCACCACTCCTTCTGCAGGAACAAACAGATCAgtgtgaaaaaactaaaacacaacCAGCGACCGTTAAAGAGCGCTACTGGGCGGGGACACGCCTCATCGAGAGCCGTCTGTTCAACTTGCCTGTGGGCGCCAGTTTGAGTGCGAGCAACTCGTCCGCCGACCCCCAGTTGACAGCTGTTATGTATCTCTCGCTCTGGTCCCACACGCGGACGAACGAGAGGgacgaggtggaggagaagagcgGGTAGTAGTCTCCGTGGAGGAGGGAGCGCTCCTTTCCTCGCAGGTCGCTAAGAGATTTGAACCACTTCCTTACGGCGATGCGCTCTGTCCGCTCGGCCTGTAAATGAGAGAGgagtaaatatttaaaaaaattcccagaatgattatttttatttgagttcTTTATTTCCGCCGTGAATGCACGCTTACCTCTGCAGTGTCATTGACAGCAGCTCCTTCAACAGATTCTTTCTCTATGTCCCAAACCATCTTCGGAGATTCGGCACCCTGACGAGGAACCAAAAGGAGGGGTGAGACAAAAAAggacactcactctcacactcagtGGGGAAACCAGCTGTGTAGCTTACCACTGCCCGAAGGCCGATCTCGTCTCCGTAGGTAAACACTGGGGTTCCAGGCATAGTGAACAGCAGGAGCTGGTAGAGGCGGATCAGGCCCGGAGCCATTGCCTGTTTAGACAGCTGGTCGCGTTGGGCGGCGCCCAGACCCCAGCCGATGTTTCTCTGCTGAGAGTTAAGGGTGTCCATGGCCATGATGCGTTCCACACCTGCACATAGAGAAGTAAAATCATCTCATGCAATGCACCGCTTTGGACCAACCGGTTGCTTTTCACACAACGGACAATTGTTGGCACAGATGTAGACCGAgagaataataatgaaaaacacagaATGAAGTAGAAATTAAACATAATGGGTGTATTCTGTCCAAACTATGATGCTACCGTGTTCAAAGTAATAGAAGCCAGCCAAAAACGCAAACGCAAGTATGGTTAAATAATGACACTTCAGCCTACCTCCTTTTTTGCTGACGAGAAGGTCAGACAGGACCAGATCGACGCCTGTGGTGTTGACGAGCTGAGAAACATCCTCAGCCGAAATACCTTTAACCACACCCATCAGAAGcctgaggaaaaaaagaaaaaaagaaacggtgGTATTATTACAAGTCAATTGAGTAATTTCTTAAACCCTCCACAAGGTGTCGCTTCACCAGGAGACCATTGATGTGGGAGCCTGTCTTGTTGATCTCCCGACCCCACCCACAGTCCCCTGCAGATCTGGAATGCTTTTCATCtttcttaaaatgttgttgGCCGATTCTACTCATGCAGAACAAAAGCAAGTGAGAAACCGTCCGCCATAGTTACCTCTTTTTGGCGTCGTCAGTGCCGTTGCTCTGGAGAGCGGCCTGCAGCTTGGACCAATCAACAGAGTTGGTGGCAACAGTGAGGTCAGACACCTTGATGCCATCAACGTTTAAATTCAGCCAATACTCCGCCGCAGCCTGGAAAGAAGAGAAGCAAGAATGGTTCGATGACGTGGATCTAaccatttaacacatttaaaagtgagTGAATGAATCAAGAACATAAGCACGCTTGTGTGTGTCCTACCATGACTTTCTCCATCAAAACACCAACATCAGCAGCATTGAACCAAGGAACAGCTCCATTGTAGTTTGGAGTCAGGTCAAGCACAACAGAAATGCCTAAGAGGAGAAGTAAacgaaaaaaaaagtgtaagaAAACATCTGGGCTTTAGCAGTCCAAAATACCACCATCAAACATTACATCCTACTCTCTTACTACTAATTGAGAATCTCTCCCAACATTGGGGATTCCTTAAAAACACTGGTTTTAGCCTTtacacaccaaaacaaaaacaggcatCAGTTGTGTGGTGGCCTACCCTTCTTGTGGGCCTTTTCCAGCACAGCGGTCAGGGCCTTCTCGGTTCCCTTGGTCGGGTCAATTGCTTGAAGATTCAGGGTGTTGGGTTGGTCGGCCTGGACGGTGTGAAGGGGGCCGAGGACCAGGCCTTTCACCTTCAACTTGTTGATTTCGTCCAGCTTTGCCTCGACGCCTAGAGACAAACAGAGGGTTGATTTGTGAAAGGCAGCAGggtctcgggggggggggggggcaaatggCTGGGGAAATCTTGTAATAGTTTAAAGACAGTTTAGTTAAAAATGCTATTCTTTAAGCTTGGCATTGACTGGAGGCAGGAGCACATGAGTGACTCCCCACTCCCCCTCTGCTTGCCATGTCGAGTCTGAGCACAAGGAGGTCCTTTATGTGAACACACCACCGAGTCACGTGTGGTTGTTGGAATTCTGCCTAAGGCCTGTTGGAAACCAGAGCGCTCCCAAGTAATTCACTTTAACAACCCGTCCTTCCTgtctgccttttttcttttcttttaaaactaaGTTGGAAAATTAAGGCTTAcaattgaaaaaaatgtttacgtGATTGCGCAAACCACTGGGAAAGAAATGTACCGGGTTGCTCAATCTTGACCTCAAACCGCAGCAGGAGAGATATGAAAGAAATGACTCGTAGACTTTTTAGGTCCTTTAGACCTTGAGTCACTGGTTGTCAGCCTAGTCAGCAGTTTGGCATCTGGCCAGCCGAAAAAGGCAACGCAGAACTAAAGAATCCTAAGGCCTTTGTCACAAGACGTCTCCCATGGAAATAAGCGTGGGTCACAGACCACGTAGTGAAGATATTCTCAGATCCTTATTTTGGGAGTAATGACATCACGAGCAGAAAGAACCGCAGCCAGAAAGGGGCGTCACCATTTACATTAAAAGTCCAAGATTAACCCTGGAAATGCATTTACTCAGAAGGTATTCTACCTTCAAGTCCTTCAGAGAAAGCGTCAAGATCAGAGATCTGGTAGAGAGGTCCTTCGTTCCACCAGTTCATCTTAGGGATGGGTTTGCAGCGAGGGGCCTGGACTATGATCGCTATGGCTCCAGCCAGCATGCCCAACCAGCCCAGCCAGAACAGGACCAGAAGCGCCCAGCGGGTTCGCACCCATCTACACACAAAAGGGAAAAGGTGGAGAGTTAAGATGACCCCAatggatttattgttttaatattaaaaaagggtGTTTACAGCAACTCTTCTCTCGTGGCTCTTACCCCGGAGTGCCAGCCACCTTCATCAGCTCCTCCTTGGA carries:
- the slc3a2a gene encoding solute carrier family 3 member 2a, with amino-acid sequence MSKEAEIDMKDVELNEMDPEKQPMTGDVQAAGGEKNGTIKLKVPEEEVKFTGLSKEELMKVAGTPGWVRTRWALLVLFWLGWLGMLAGAIAIIVQAPRCKPIPKMNWWNEGPLYQISDLDAFSEGLEGVEAKLDEINKLKVKGLVLGPLHTVQADQPNTLNLQAIDPTKGTEKALTAVLEKAHKKGISVVLDLTPNYNGAVPWFNAADVGVLMEKVMAAAEYWLNLNVDGIKVSDLTVATNSVDWSKLQAALQSNGTDDAKKRLLMGVVKGISAEDVSQLVNTTGVDLVLSDLLVSKKGGVERIMAMDTLNSQQRNIGWGLGAAQRDQLSKQAMAPGLIRLYQLLLFTMPGTPVFTYGDEIGLRAVGAESPKMVWDIEKESVEGAAVNDTAEAERTERIAVRKWFKSLSDLRGKERSLLHGDYYPLFSSTSSLSFVRVWDQSERYITAVNWGSADELLALKLAPTEGVVLPEMAMVKLSTDADLEVDSSVSLDALTLKPGQAVLLQFPYMG